From the genome of Pseudomonas sp. Teo4, one region includes:
- a CDS encoding MerR family DNA-binding transcriptional regulator: MSSQTYSISDLSRELDITTRAIRFYEEQGLLSPERRGLERIYSARDKVSLKLILRGKRIGFSLAECRELIELYDPTSGNLKQLNSMLAKIAERRAQLEQQMLDIHQMQLELDTAQERCEQALAATLNKNDHR, from the coding sequence ATGAGCAGCCAGACCTACAGCATTTCCGACCTGTCCCGCGAGCTGGACATCACCACCCGCGCCATCCGCTTCTATGAGGAACAGGGCCTGCTGAGCCCGGAGCGCCGCGGCCTGGAGCGCATCTATTCGGCCCGTGACAAGGTCAGCCTCAAGCTCATCCTGCGGGGCAAGCGCATCGGCTTCTCGCTGGCAGAATGCCGTGAACTGATCGAGCTGTACGACCCCACCAGCGGCAACCTCAAGCAGCTCAACAGCATGCTGGCGAAAATCGCCGAACGGCGCGCCCAGCTGGAGCAGCAGATGCTCGACATCCACCAGATGCAACTGGAACTGGACACCGCCCAGGAGCGCTGCGAGCAGGCCCTGGCCGCCACCTTGAACAAGAACGACCACCGTTGA
- a CDS encoding helix-turn-helix domain-containing protein, with protein sequence MKSTLPGVPLFQLYGENQAWPSTDLLHCETIPVRSRLHHWEIKPHQHADLFQLLYVQRGQAQVEIEGKHSEISEAAIQVVPPLTVHGFRFSADIQGHVVTFGSALVADLEQRLGAPLRVLSTPACYPLGKDRQRLRSLIETLQQEYQGNAPARATMLQALVTALMVWISRRQQQGLAPRNRDERDRLLLGQYLRLVEAHYREHLSVEDFAARLNISSLQLNQLCRELSGQTALQVVHQRLLLEARRNLIYTRMSISQLSDSLGFSDPTYFARFFKRLSGQTPNAFRRSPSHAPA encoded by the coding sequence ATGAAATCCACCCTCCCCGGCGTCCCGCTGTTCCAGCTGTATGGCGAAAACCAGGCCTGGCCCAGCACCGACCTGCTGCACTGCGAGACCATCCCGGTGCGCAGCCGGCTGCACCACTGGGAGATCAAGCCGCACCAGCACGCCGACCTGTTCCAGTTGCTGTACGTGCAGCGGGGCCAGGCCCAGGTGGAAATCGAAGGCAAGCACAGCGAAATCAGCGAAGCCGCAATTCAGGTGGTGCCGCCACTGACGGTGCATGGCTTTCGCTTCAGCGCCGACATTCAGGGGCATGTGGTGACCTTCGGCTCGGCCCTTGTAGCGGATCTGGAACAACGCCTGGGTGCACCGCTGCGGGTGCTTTCCACACCCGCCTGCTACCCGCTGGGCAAGGACCGCCAGCGCCTGCGCAGCCTGATCGAGACCTTGCAGCAGGAATACCAGGGCAATGCCCCGGCGCGGGCGACCATGCTGCAGGCGCTGGTCACCGCACTGATGGTGTGGATCAGCCGTCGCCAGCAACAGGGGCTGGCGCCACGCAACCGCGACGAACGCGACCGTTTGCTGCTGGGCCAGTACTTGCGACTGGTCGAGGCGCACTATCGTGAACACCTGTCGGTGGAGGACTTTGCCGCACGCCTGAACATTTCCAGCCTGCAACTCAACCAGCTGTGCCGCGAGCTGAGCGGCCAGACCGCCCTGCAGGTGGTGCACCAGCGCCTGCTGCTGGAGGCCCGGCGCAACCTGATCTACACGCGCATGAGCATCAGCCAGCTGTCGGACAGCCTGGGCTTCAGCGACCCGACCTACTTTGCACGGTTCTTCAAACGGCTGAGCGGCCAGACGCCCAATGCATTCAGGCGCTCGCCTTCGCACGCCCCTGCTTGA
- a CDS encoding FAD-dependent monooxygenase, with product MNTQVAIIGAGPSGLLLGQLLHKAGIDTVIVERQTLNTYWAASAPVCWSRAPSTCCARLVCPSAWTAKGWFTKASSCWWAGAASAWTSRP from the coding sequence ATGAACACTCAGGTTGCAATCATCGGCGCAGGCCCGTCCGGCCTGCTGCTTGGCCAGCTGTTGCATAAAGCCGGCATCGACACCGTCATCGTCGAACGCCAAACCCTGAATACGTATTGGGCCGCATCCGCGCCGGTGTGCTGGAGCAGGGCACCGTCGACCTGCTGCGCGAGGCTGGTGTGTCCGAGCGCATGGACAGCGAAGGGCTGGTTCACGAAGGCGTCGAGCTGCTGGTGGGCGGGCGCCGCCAGCGCCTGGACCTCAAGACCCTGA